In Plantibacter sp. PA-3-X8, one DNA window encodes the following:
- a CDS encoding trans-aconitate 2-methyltransferase produces MTESTSAGDATTLATARSLASRWDAQQTGYIRHRAERFDTIARVVAAICADSPAPRILDLAGGTGSLAEHVLATVPNGQAVVADKDPALLAIAADLATADPRLSIAEVDLSLSDWITHPQIGDGPFDAVVSSTALHWLQPAELVEVYRALPALIRPGGIVLNGDHLLYGGHHEPTLAGIARADDEAMQQETFSGDTDTWDDWWDAVAATPRYADALRRRDEVWGESIHQAPPKVTLGFHLETLRSAGFSETGTVWQYLDDHVLYGIMPH; encoded by the coding sequence ATGACCGAATCCACTTCAGCCGGCGACGCGACGACGCTCGCGACCGCTCGGAGCCTCGCATCGCGCTGGGATGCGCAGCAGACCGGCTACATCAGGCATCGAGCCGAGCGGTTCGACACGATCGCGCGCGTTGTCGCGGCGATCTGCGCGGATTCGCCCGCGCCCCGCATCCTCGATCTCGCGGGCGGGACGGGCTCCCTCGCCGAGCACGTCCTCGCGACCGTCCCGAACGGTCAGGCGGTCGTCGCGGACAAGGACCCCGCGCTCCTCGCCATCGCCGCCGACCTCGCGACCGCTGACCCGCGGCTCTCGATCGCCGAGGTCGACCTGTCCCTGAGCGACTGGATCACGCATCCGCAGATCGGCGACGGACCATTCGACGCCGTGGTCTCGTCGACCGCGCTGCACTGGTTGCAGCCCGCCGAGCTCGTGGAGGTTTACCGGGCGCTGCCCGCACTCATCCGGCCGGGCGGCATCGTCCTGAACGGCGATCACCTCTTGTACGGCGGACACCACGAACCGACCCTGGCCGGGATCGCCCGCGCCGACGACGAAGCGATGCAGCAGGAGACCTTCTCAGGCGACACCGACACGTGGGACGACTGGTGGGACGCGGTTGCGGCCACGCCGCGCTACGCCGACGCGCTCCGCCGACGCGACGAGGTCTGGGGCGAGTCGATCCACCAGGCTCCGCCGAAGGTCACCCTCGGCTTCCACCTCGAGACGCTCCGTAGCGCGGGGTTCAGCGAGACCGGGACCGTCTGGCAGTACCTCGACGACCACGTGCTCTACGGCATCATGCCGCACTGA
- a CDS encoding ABC transporter ATP-binding protein yields the protein MIEAAAVTVRSGGRTLLDAVSFTAPTGSVTGIVGPNGGGKTTLLRALVRAVPVVSGRITVDGQDIRTRRRRWIARTVAEVGQRIDPDPGLRVVDEVSLGGLAERGVLRAGGTAHDEQVAGAIDTVGLTPRAFDRLATLSGGELQRVALARALAQRAPHALLDEPTNHLDLRHRLEVVALLRTIAPTVVVVLHDLDLAARVCDHLVLLHHGRVAGAGPPRDVLHPGLIDRVYDVSTQRLEDAAGRVRFEFSLPPERHLHPDTKEFS from the coding sequence ATGATCGAAGCCGCGGCGGTGACCGTCCGCTCCGGCGGCCGAACGCTGCTCGACGCCGTCTCCTTCACCGCGCCGACCGGCAGCGTGACCGGCATCGTCGGGCCGAACGGCGGCGGGAAGACGACACTGCTGCGCGCGCTCGTGCGGGCCGTCCCGGTCGTGAGCGGACGCATCACCGTCGACGGTCAGGACATCCGTACGCGGCGCCGACGGTGGATCGCCCGAACGGTCGCCGAGGTCGGCCAACGCATCGACCCTGACCCGGGGCTGCGCGTCGTCGACGAGGTGTCGTTGGGTGGTCTCGCCGAGCGAGGGGTGCTGCGCGCCGGCGGCACCGCGCACGATGAGCAGGTGGCCGGTGCGATCGACACGGTCGGGCTGACCCCTCGCGCGTTCGACCGCCTGGCCACCCTGTCCGGCGGCGAGCTCCAGCGGGTCGCACTCGCCAGGGCGCTTGCGCAGCGCGCACCGCACGCCCTGCTCGACGAACCCACGAACCACCTCGACCTCAGACATCGGCTGGAGGTCGTGGCACTCCTGCGCACGATCGCGCCCACCGTGGTGGTCGTGTTGCACGACCTCGACCTCGCGGCACGGGTCTGCGACCACCTCGTCCTCCTCCACCACGGCCGCGTCGCCGGGGCAGGCCCGCCCCGCGACGTCCTGCATCCCGGCCTCATCGACCGGGTCTACGACGTGAGCACCCAGCGGCTCGAAGACGCGGCCGGCCGGGTGCGGTTCGAATTCTCACTGCCACCCGAACGACACCTCCACCCCGACACCAAGGAGTTCTCATGA
- a CDS encoding ABC transporter substrate-binding protein, producing the protein MTTPRFRRALLAATVPVLALGLLSGCTATTAAETSPAPSDAGFPVTIENCGSTITLDAPARRIVLVNDDELPNLEALGAVDRIVAITATPQPGLYADATYDALDALSPLTAEQNATGGSVVSQESILGASPDLVIAPENAVDRNALAASGIPVYSPTAYCSNPDPELSTTATFDRVWNEVRSLGSLLGAGDQAEQAIAAAKATVQSSAPAAGTAAALYVSSGGAVLSPYGGPSMVTPVFAAAGLTNVYADSDQRVFDASVEDIISRDPGTIVLLYSSGDPQGTIDTFLNTPGVSGLRAVREDRVVALRFPYTDPPSVLSVRGPGELARLLDGLG; encoded by the coding sequence ATGACCACACCCCGTTTCCGGCGAGCGCTCCTCGCCGCGACCGTCCCCGTGCTCGCGCTCGGCCTGCTGAGCGGCTGCACGGCCACCACCGCCGCCGAGACGTCGCCCGCTCCGAGCGACGCCGGCTTCCCGGTCACCATCGAGAACTGCGGTTCGACGATCACGTTGGACGCACCCGCCCGACGCATCGTGCTCGTGAACGACGACGAGCTTCCCAACCTGGAGGCGCTGGGAGCCGTCGACCGGATCGTCGCCATCACCGCGACCCCGCAACCCGGACTGTATGCGGACGCCACGTACGACGCGCTCGACGCCCTGTCGCCGCTCACCGCCGAGCAGAATGCGACGGGTGGTTCGGTCGTCTCCCAGGAGAGCATCCTCGGCGCGTCACCTGATCTGGTCATCGCCCCTGAGAACGCCGTGGACCGCAACGCCCTGGCGGCGAGTGGAATCCCCGTCTACTCCCCCACCGCGTACTGCTCGAACCCGGACCCGGAGCTCAGCACGACCGCGACCTTCGACCGGGTCTGGAACGAGGTCCGGTCACTCGGAAGTCTGCTCGGAGCTGGCGACCAAGCGGAGCAAGCCATCGCCGCGGCGAAGGCGACGGTGCAGTCATCTGCTCCCGCTGCGGGGACGGCCGCGGCACTCTACGTCTCGTCCGGCGGCGCCGTGCTGTCACCATACGGCGGCCCGAGCATGGTCACCCCGGTCTTCGCGGCCGCAGGTCTCACCAACGTGTACGCGGACTCGGATCAGCGGGTCTTCGATGCCAGCGTGGAGGACATCATCTCCCGCGATCCCGGCACGATCGTGCTGCTGTACTCGAGCGGCGACCCGCAGGGCACGATCGACACCTTCCTGAACACGCCGGGCGTCTCCGGACTGCGTGCTGTCCGCGAAGACCGAGTCGTGGCCCTCCGCTTCCCGTACACGGATCCGCCGAGCGTGCTTTCGGTCCGGGGGCCCGGCGAGCTCGCCCGACTCCTGGACGGCCTGGGATGA
- a CDS encoding iron ABC transporter permease encodes MSEVVVASIRRGRRHDAAMTVGLVLLAVATILVAVAIGPVPIDPATVLGVLTRHLVGAAPGPWPDSVDQIVWITRAPRVAMGLVAGAVLAVAGVMLQALVRNALADPYLLGLNSGASTGVALVVLVIGGGGALLVAGAALAGAIGAVVLVVLLAGVANRRGPLRLVLAGLAVGYALNATTSFLVFSSDAPEAARSVLFWLLGSLASVQPVALLAAAVSATIGLGALIVLAPWTDALASGDDSARSVGIDPERARIGLMVGVSAMVGVTVAAVGGVGFIGLVIPHLARRLVGGRHRGVIPVAALLGGIVLVVADTIARTAFAPQEIPVGVITGILGAPFLLVLLRQGQGARSDA; translated from the coding sequence TTGAGCGAGGTCGTCGTCGCGTCCATCCGGCGTGGCCGCCGGCATGACGCGGCGATGACCGTCGGCCTGGTCCTGCTCGCCGTGGCGACGATCCTGGTCGCCGTGGCGATCGGCCCAGTCCCCATCGACCCGGCGACGGTCCTCGGCGTGCTCACCCGGCACCTCGTCGGGGCCGCGCCCGGCCCCTGGCCGGACTCGGTCGATCAGATCGTCTGGATCACGAGAGCGCCGCGGGTGGCCATGGGGCTCGTCGCCGGCGCCGTGCTCGCCGTCGCCGGAGTCATGCTGCAGGCCCTCGTCCGCAATGCGCTCGCAGACCCGTACCTGCTCGGGCTCAACTCTGGCGCTTCGACGGGTGTCGCCCTCGTCGTGCTCGTCATCGGCGGTGGCGGCGCACTCCTGGTCGCCGGTGCCGCCCTGGCCGGGGCCATCGGTGCGGTGGTGCTGGTCGTTCTGCTCGCCGGGGTCGCGAACCGCCGCGGGCCCCTGCGGCTGGTCCTCGCCGGGCTCGCTGTCGGATACGCACTGAACGCCACCACGAGCTTCCTCGTCTTCTCCAGCGACGCACCGGAGGCGGCGCGCTCCGTGCTGTTCTGGCTCCTGGGGTCGCTGGCGTCGGTGCAGCCGGTCGCGCTCCTCGCCGCAGCCGTCTCGGCGACCATCGGTCTCGGCGCCCTCATCGTCCTCGCACCGTGGACCGACGCGCTCGCATCGGGCGACGACTCGGCCAGATCGGTCGGGATCGATCCCGAGCGAGCTCGGATCGGACTGATGGTCGGCGTCTCGGCGATGGTCGGCGTGACGGTCGCGGCCGTCGGCGGGGTCGGCTTCATCGGTCTCGTGATCCCGCATCTCGCGCGCAGACTCGTCGGCGGACGCCACCGGGGGGTGATCCCGGTCGCCGCCCTGCTCGGCGGCATCGTCCTGGTCGTCGCCGACACCATCGCCCGAACCGCGTTCGCCCCGCAGGAGATCCCGGTCGGCGTGATCACCGGGATCCTCGGCGCCCCGTTCCTCCTCGTGCTCCTCCGGCAGGGCCAAGGCGCCCGGTCTGACGCATGA
- the ykgO gene encoding type B 50S ribosomal protein L36, which yields MKVRNSLKSLKKMPGAQVVRRRGRVFVINKLNPRFKARQG from the coding sequence ATGAAGGTCCGGAACTCGTTGAAGTCGCTCAAGAAGATGCCGGGCGCACAAGTGGTGCGTCGACGCGGTCGCGTGTTCGTCATCAACAAGCTCAACCCGCGCTTCAAGGCGCGTCAGGGTTGA
- a CDS encoding serine hydrolase, which translates to MTRSDLIRADTTRAALLRDRIVQQVAEQGFGAHGLHVLAGDDEAEHRWTEDVREDIHSAAKGVCVLAAGLAIDDGLIAMDTTLGAVFPEADFGEGTADVTLRRLLNMTSGVDLPWSPTLLSDWPDLTLEFLSRPSRGRVFQYSNASTYTAMRAVETRVGDVGDYLEQRLLAPLGIHEAPWERCPRGFIASGGGLQLRTAELARIGRLIRDHGRWAGEQLLSPEWIDAMHADWVPSGTGIGYERYALAGWDGPGAAWRLHGAYGQLVVFAGDAVVTITAEDHEGADRIAASVSSLLTDTAG; encoded by the coding sequence GTGACCAGATCCGACCTGATCCGAGCCGACACCACCCGAGCAGCCCTCCTCCGCGATCGCATCGTCCAGCAGGTCGCCGAGCAGGGCTTCGGCGCGCACGGCCTGCACGTGCTCGCCGGTGACGACGAGGCTGAGCATCGCTGGACCGAGGACGTCCGTGAGGACATCCACTCCGCGGCGAAGGGCGTGTGTGTGCTCGCCGCCGGCCTCGCCATCGACGACGGACTCATCGCGATGGACACCACACTGGGCGCCGTGTTCCCGGAAGCCGACTTCGGCGAGGGCACCGCCGACGTCACCCTCCGGCGCCTGTTGAACATGACGAGCGGCGTCGACCTCCCCTGGTCGCCGACCCTGCTGTCCGACTGGCCGGACCTGACCCTCGAGTTCCTGAGCAGGCCGTCCCGTGGTCGCGTCTTCCAGTACTCGAACGCCAGCACCTACACGGCGATGCGCGCGGTCGAGACCCGGGTCGGCGACGTCGGCGACTACCTCGAGCAGCGACTCCTCGCACCGCTCGGCATCCACGAAGCGCCCTGGGAGCGGTGCCCCCGCGGATTCATCGCGTCCGGCGGAGGGCTGCAGCTCCGCACCGCGGAACTCGCGCGAATCGGACGACTCATCCGCGACCACGGCCGGTGGGCAGGCGAACAACTCCTGTCACCGGAGTGGATCGACGCCATGCACGCCGACTGGGTGCCGTCCGGAACCGGCATCGGCTACGAGCGGTATGCGCTCGCGGGATGGGATGGTCCGGGCGCGGCCTGGCGACTCCACGGTGCCTATGGGCAGCTCGTCGTCTTCGCCGGCGACGCCGTGGTCACCATCACGGCCGAGGACCATGAGGGTGCCGACCGCATCGCGGCCTCCGTGTCCTCGCTCCTCACCGACACCGCGGGCTGA
- a CDS encoding TetR-like C-terminal domain-containing protein, with product MTTGSTCVSGSSPTRPRWARSSCCPPRGPAASADHVRAPVARCARRRRPSPAFQSSPITRALPGLVSDLEADPALREVFRRDYFEARRATSRAVLEHAVERGDIQDGLDMELTLDLLAAPLYYRAFFGHQPIDDGLAERTVLSVLNGVASVDWQRHHRARPA from the coding sequence CTGACGACGGGTTCTACCTGCGTCTCGGGGAGTTCGCCGACGCGCCCGAGGTGGGCCCGGTCATCGTGTTGTCCGCCTCGGGGCCCTGCAGCGTCCGCTGATCACGTCCGAGCGCCGGTCGCACGCTGCGCTCGCCGGCGCAGGCCTTCGCCCGCCTTCCAGAGCTCCCCGATCACCCGGGCGCTTCCGGGGCTCGTGTCCGACCTCGAGGCGGATCCGGCGTTGCGCGAGGTCTTCCGCCGCGACTACTTCGAGGCTCGCCGGGCGACCTCGCGAGCGGTGCTCGAGCACGCGGTCGAGCGTGGCGACATCCAGGACGGTCTCGACATGGAACTCACACTCGACCTCCTGGCGGCCCCCCTCTACTACCGTGCCTTCTTCGGGCACCAGCCGATCGACGACGGCCTGGCAGAACGGACCGTGCTGAGTGTCCTGAACGGCGTCGCGTCAGTCGACTGGCAGCGCCACCACCGAGCGCGGCCCGCCTGA
- a CDS encoding alpha/beta hydrolase produces the protein MSIITMPGIGGSDDAHWQSRWERETPAIRRFAPSSWDEPELDDWSAALDRAVAGEPAILVAHSLSCLLAVRWAAANPARVAGLFLVAAPDPDGPRFPTVAAAFAEGLDVRPPVPVLLVTSEDDPYCSEARAAEFATVWGVLRVGIGRQGHVNSASGLGAWPEGRRLLTAFSAGVGRISGGPRSVVALPVD, from the coding sequence ATGTCGATCATCACCATGCCCGGGATCGGTGGATCCGACGACGCCCACTGGCAATCCCGTTGGGAGCGCGAGACGCCCGCGATCCGACGGTTCGCGCCGTCCTCCTGGGACGAACCGGAGCTCGACGACTGGTCCGCCGCCCTCGACCGAGCGGTGGCAGGCGAGCCGGCGATCCTGGTCGCGCACAGCCTCTCGTGCCTGCTGGCCGTCCGCTGGGCGGCGGCGAACCCCGCTCGGGTCGCCGGGCTGTTCCTCGTCGCCGCACCCGACCCTGACGGACCGCGGTTCCCGACGGTCGCAGCAGCGTTCGCCGAGGGTCTCGACGTCCGGCCGCCCGTCCCCGTACTCCTCGTGACCAGCGAGGATGACCCGTACTGCTCCGAGGCGCGCGCGGCCGAGTTCGCCACCGTGTGGGGCGTGCTTCGGGTCGGCATCGGGCGCCAGGGTCACGTGAACTCCGCGAGTGGACTCGGCGCCTGGCCGGAGGGCCGACGACTGCTGACCGCGTTCAGCGCGGGGGTCGGGAGGATCTCAGGCGGGCCGCGCTCGGTGGTGGCGCTGCCAGTCGACTGA
- a CDS encoding Lrp/AsnC family transcriptional regulator: MTDDASLSFDRTDQTILDVLQVDGRTTMTDLARLVHLSQPAVSARVRKLELAGYITGYGARVSPQKLGLTTHAVVRLRTTHAQIQASLAQFDELPEIHRIYRVTGEDCFVLDVHAPSPERLEQIIDAIGRFGPVSTALVLREYPAHPIASR, translated from the coding sequence ATGACGGACGACGCTTCGCTTTCCTTCGATCGAACGGACCAGACGATCCTCGACGTGCTCCAGGTCGACGGGCGAACCACGATGACCGACCTCGCCCGGCTCGTGCATCTGTCCCAGCCGGCGGTGTCGGCGCGGGTCCGCAAGTTGGAGCTCGCCGGGTACATCACCGGCTACGGAGCTCGGGTGTCTCCGCAGAAGCTCGGGCTCACGACACACGCCGTCGTCCGACTCCGGACGACCCACGCGCAGATCCAGGCGTCGCTGGCCCAGTTCGACGAGCTGCCGGAGATTCACCGGATCTACCGCGTCACCGGCGAGGACTGCTTCGTCCTCGACGTGCACGCCCCCTCGCCGGAACGCCTCGAGCAGATCATCGACGCGATCGGCCGGTTCGGTCCCGTCAGCACGGCCCTGGTGCTGCGCGAGTACCCGGCCCACCCCATCGCCAGCCGCTGA
- a CDS encoding GNAT family N-acetyltransferase: protein MFTVTNLADGIDLRPLELGDSSELVAAYVRNRAHLAPWEPARSDEFFTEAAQAADLRSKVAATAAGSAYSLGLFDGTTIVGRFNLSGIVRGPFQNAGLGYWVDAQYAGRGLATAAVQAIVRVARDDLGLHRVEASTLLHNHGSQRVLHKAGFEHIGMAPSYLRIAGTWQDHNLYQVILHR from the coding sequence GTGTTCACCGTGACCAACCTCGCCGACGGCATCGACCTGCGACCCCTGGAACTCGGTGATTCGAGCGAACTCGTCGCTGCGTACGTGCGCAATCGAGCCCACCTCGCGCCGTGGGAGCCCGCTCGATCCGACGAGTTCTTCACCGAGGCCGCGCAGGCGGCCGACCTGCGCAGCAAGGTCGCGGCCACCGCGGCCGGAAGCGCCTACTCGCTCGGTCTGTTCGACGGCACGACCATCGTGGGGCGGTTCAACCTGTCCGGCATCGTCCGGGGTCCGTTCCAGAACGCCGGGTTGGGCTACTGGGTGGACGCGCAGTACGCGGGGAGGGGTCTCGCGACGGCCGCCGTGCAGGCGATCGTCCGGGTGGCGCGCGACGACCTCGGCCTGCACCGCGTCGAGGCCAGCACCCTGCTCCACAACCACGGTTCGCAGCGGGTGCTGCACAAGGCCGGTTTCGAGCACATCGGCATGGCGCCGTCCTACCTGCGGATCGCCGGCACCTGGCAGGACCACAACCTCTACCAGGTGATCCTGCACCGCTGA
- a CDS encoding MOSC domain-containing protein yields MTNARVVSVSSDDEHRFSKPRRDAITLVAGLGVEGDAHFGATVQHRSRVRRDPSQPNLRQVHLIHRELFAEVDADLTPGELGENITTEGLDLLDLPAGAVLRLGTDAVVEVTGLRNPCVQIDRHEPGLLKQVVGTDADGRTVRKTGVMGVVLVGGVVQPGDPITVELPDGAREPLAPV; encoded by the coding sequence ATGACAAACGCCCGTGTCGTCTCGGTCAGCAGCGACGATGAGCACCGTTTCTCCAAGCCGCGACGGGACGCGATCACGCTCGTCGCCGGGCTGGGCGTCGAGGGGGACGCGCATTTCGGTGCGACGGTGCAGCATCGATCCCGGGTGAGACGAGACCCATCGCAGCCCAACCTCCGGCAGGTCCACCTCATCCACCGGGAGCTCTTCGCGGAGGTGGATGCCGACCTCACCCCGGGTGAGCTGGGCGAGAACATCACCACCGAGGGGCTGGACCTCCTCGACCTCCCCGCGGGTGCCGTGCTCCGACTCGGGACGGACGCCGTCGTCGAGGTGACGGGCCTGCGGAACCCGTGTGTCCAGATCGACCGCCACGAACCAGGCCTGCTCAAGCAGGTCGTCGGTACGGACGCCGATGGCCGCACCGTCCGCAAGACAGGAGTCATGGGTGTCGTGCTCGTCGGTGGCGTCGTGCAGCCCGGTGACCCGATCACCGTGGAACTGCCGGACGGAGCCCGCGAACCGCTTGCGCCGGTCTAG
- a CDS encoding Lrp/AsnC family transcriptional regulator, which translates to MDDLDSAIIGVLQLNARTSFSELGRQIGLSTNATAARVRRLEHSGVITGYRAILGSDAPVAEDGLEAFIDVRLDPARKSEEFLEWTRRIPDIRDAVHVTGAYDYLVHIRVAGTAALDRLLRSMKNDGGATHTQTRLALR; encoded by the coding sequence ATGGACGATCTCGACAGTGCAATCATCGGCGTACTGCAGCTGAACGCGAGGACATCGTTCAGTGAGCTCGGCCGTCAGATCGGTTTGAGCACGAATGCGACGGCGGCCCGTGTGCGTCGTCTGGAGCACAGCGGCGTCATCACCGGGTACCGCGCGATCCTCGGCTCCGATGCCCCGGTCGCCGAGGACGGCCTGGAGGCGTTCATCGACGTCCGACTCGACCCCGCGCGCAAGTCGGAGGAGTTCTTGGAGTGGACCCGACGGATCCCCGACATCAGAGACGCGGTGCACGTCACCGGCGCCTACGACTACCTCGTCCACATCCGCGTCGCGGGCACCGCTGCCCTCGACCGCCTTCTCCGCAGCATGAAGAACGATGGAGGCGCGACCCATACGCAGACGCGGCTGGCGCTCCGGTAG
- a CDS encoding LysE family transporter — translation MDVPLALFAGSVAGLALAAPLGAIGILLLHEGITRGLHRGLPAAAAVATVDVSYCAAAVAAGALAGPIVSGWSPWPQLLGGVAVIALGAHGLLQGLRAKPSAGERPAERSGTSHQRYLLFLGLTAINPATLVYFAAILTGLAEFTESGSTVVAFIVGVGLASFGWQALLVALGAGLRRRTGASFRRWTAVVGNGLIVAFGVALIVQAL, via the coding sequence ATGGATGTCCCCCTCGCTCTCTTCGCCGGTTCCGTCGCCGGCCTCGCTCTGGCCGCGCCGCTCGGGGCGATCGGGATCCTGCTCCTCCATGAGGGCATCACGCGCGGGCTGCACCGTGGGCTGCCTGCCGCCGCCGCTGTGGCGACAGTGGACGTGTCGTACTGCGCGGCCGCCGTCGCTGCCGGTGCGCTCGCCGGTCCCATCGTGAGCGGATGGTCTCCCTGGCCGCAGCTCCTCGGTGGTGTCGCCGTCATCGCGCTCGGAGCGCACGGTCTCCTGCAGGGCCTCCGTGCGAAGCCGTCAGCCGGGGAACGGCCCGCTGAGCGCTCGGGCACCTCACATCAGCGCTACCTGCTCTTCCTCGGTCTGACGGCGATCAACCCGGCCACCCTCGTGTACTTCGCGGCGATCCTGACCGGCCTGGCCGAGTTCACGGAATCAGGGTCGACGGTGGTCGCCTTCATCGTGGGTGTCGGGCTCGCATCCTTCGGCTGGCAGGCGCTGCTGGTCGCGCTCGGAGCCGGACTCCGGCGTAGGACGGGCGCGTCCTTTCGGAGGTGGACGGCCGTCGTCGGCAACGGCTTGATCGTCGCATTCGGTGTCGCCCTCATCGTCCAGGCGCTGTGA
- a CDS encoding tetratricopeptide repeat protein translates to MTHTLDAQLDSIFAARDRADMGPTIEALLPIYDEHPHHPRVLYELGGAYDTAGEEARALDLYERAMESGLAGDIRRRCYLQYGSTLRNLDRIDESLEVFARARAEFPESVALGAFEALTLHASGRSNAALSSLLELLAEHVDAAELTRYKPALRGNAEYLRSLEEPRSTTED, encoded by the coding sequence ATGACGCACACGCTCGACGCACAGCTCGACAGCATCTTCGCGGCTCGAGACCGGGCTGACATGGGTCCGACCATCGAAGCGCTGCTGCCCATTTACGACGAGCACCCTCACCACCCGAGAGTCCTCTACGAGCTCGGTGGCGCCTACGACACCGCGGGCGAGGAGGCGAGAGCACTCGACCTCTACGAGCGGGCCATGGAGAGCGGCCTGGCGGGAGACATCCGTCGCCGTTGCTACCTGCAGTACGGAAGCACCCTCCGCAACCTCGACCGGATCGATGAGTCGCTGGAGGTCTTCGCACGGGCGCGTGCCGAGTTCCCGGAGTCAGTCGCGCTCGGAGCATTCGAAGCCCTCACCCTCCACGCCTCCGGGCGGTCGAACGCCGCGCTGTCGAGCCTCCTCGAACTCCTGGCCGAGCACGTCGACGCGGCTGAGCTCACGCGTTACAAGCCGGCCCTGCGAGGCAACGCCGAGTACCTCCGGTCACTGGAGGAGCCCCGGTCCACGACGGAGGACTGA
- a CDS encoding GNAT family N-acetyltransferase: MPWPVIEPLVSERLALEPLSLDHARPMVDVLSDPSLYTFTGGEPPTLDALSTRYAAQIRGPADGSQAWFNWIARRHDTGALVGFVQATVTSQAQAQDTLAEIAWVVDPAHQRKGFASEATAALIGWLHARGVTRLTAHIHPEHTASQRVAYRQGLRPTSSIEDGEVRWESPSHDERS; the protein is encoded by the coding sequence ATGCCATGGCCTGTGATCGAACCGCTGGTGTCCGAGCGCCTCGCGCTGGAGCCGTTGTCGCTCGACCATGCCCGGCCGATGGTCGACGTCCTCTCCGACCCCTCCCTGTACACGTTCACCGGCGGAGAGCCGCCGACGCTCGACGCACTCTCCACTCGATATGCCGCCCAGATCCGCGGGCCGGCCGACGGCTCGCAAGCCTGGTTCAACTGGATCGCGCGGCGGCACGACACCGGCGCGCTCGTCGGGTTCGTCCAGGCCACCGTGACGTCCCAGGCCCAGGCCCAGGACACGCTGGCCGAGATCGCGTGGGTCGTCGATCCAGCCCACCAACGCAAAGGCTTCGCCTCCGAAGCGACGGCCGCCCTGATCGGTTGGCTGCACGCTCGAGGGGTCACCCGGCTCACCGCGCACATCCATCCGGAGCACACGGCATCTCAGCGGGTGGCGTACCGCCAGGGCCTACGCCCGACATCGAGCATCGAGGACGGCGAGGTCCGTTGGGAATCGCCGTCTCACGACGAGCGCTCCTGA